The genomic region CGAATTGTGTTCCCCCAACCGGCACAAATGGTACGACAAATGGGTAAACGCCTAAGTCAACAAGTTTGCGACATCCTAGCAAAAGCCCTTCTTTGGTATCTCCTAATCCAGCTAATAAATAAGTGCTGACTTCCCCGCGCCCGAACACCTCAACTGCTTTCTTAAAAGCACGCAAATAAGTTCCTACCGAGACCTCTGATTTACCAGGCATAATATGCTCGCGCACGCTTTGATCCCAAGCCTCTAGATGCATACCAAGCGAATCGACTCCTGCATCTTTTAACAACCTGAACCACATAAAATCATCAGGAGGTTCACACTGCACTTGAATAGGCAACCCTGTTGCTCGCTTAATAGCCCTTGCGCATTCCACTAAAATAGCTGCTCCACGGTCACTGGTAACTGGCGTTCCCGTAGTCATAACAACATTACTGACACCATCCAACTGTTGCGCAGCTAATGCTACTTCTGCCAATTGCTCAGGAGACTTACGAGCAATAGTTGTTTGATGTTTCAGAGATTCACCGATGGCACAAAATTGACACTTCGTCTTTCGATTCCCATAACGAATACAGGTCTGCATAACCGTGGTGGCTAAAACATTATTGGAATGCAGTCGAGCAATTTTCCAGTAAGGAATACCCTCCTCGGTTTTTTTAGAATAAAATCTTGGAGCAGGGGGAAATTCTAACGGTGCTAATTCTTCCTGCTCTTTGAATAACATCATAGAATTTTCAAAGTCACTCTTGCGACGAGCAATAAACGGCGTCTTGATTTGGTTTTTTACATCAGATCGAATAATTCGTACCATTACTGTGCTTCCTAAAACAGTAATTGCCCGGTGGTCAGTTGGCCCAGCACCACCTAGACGAAGCATATTGTCATCTGTGCCTTGCTCAATGCACAATCCAAATGATTGCAAATCAGACAACAGAATTTGCTTCTGACTCAACAAAGCCGTGTGAAATGAATTCTTCATCACCATTTTCTTCCTTGGTTGAATGAATTTTTTGGGCATAACTGCGAGAGCTACGGTCAACTGAGAATGAAAAAAGATCCGGGCGAGCATAATGTCCTACACTATCTAGCATTCGCTTACGCTTGGTAATGAGATCAAAATCAAGCTCCGCTATACAAATGCCTTCTCCAGAAGTAATAGGCTCCCCCAAAAGCTTACCCTCTGGTGAAACAATTGCTGTAAAACATCCACCTGTTAGG from Verrucomicrobiota bacterium harbors:
- a CDS encoding MSMEG_0568 family radical SAM protein, producing MKNSFHTALLSQKQILLSDLQSFGLCIEQGTDDNMLRLGGAGPTDHRAITVLGSTVMVRIIRSDVKNQIKTPFIARRKSDFENSMMLFKEQEELAPLEFPPAPRFYSKKTEEGIPYWKIARLHSNNVLATTVMQTCIRYGNRKTKCQFCAIGESLKHQTTIARKSPEQLAEVALAAQQLDGVSNVVMTTGTPVTSDRGAAILVECARAIKRATGLPIQVQCEPPDDFMWFRLLKDAGVDSLGMHLEAWDQSVREHIMPGKSEVSVGTYLRAFKKAVEVFGRGEVSTYLLAGLGDTKEGLLLGCRKLVDLGVYPFVVPFVPVGGTQFADCFSPSPAFMRSILEPLAAMLTEAKMTSDSLKAGCAKCAACSTLSLFEQTKRTSLKEKPAVLSCN